The genomic segment GGGCAGCAGGCGCATCGCGGCCCGCTCGGTGCGCCCCCCGGTGGCGAGGACGACCGTGGCGGCGCCCCCCGCGGCCATGACGTCGACGGCCTGCACGACCGACGCTCGCCACGACGCCGTCGAGAACGGCCGCACGACCCCCGTCGTGCCGAGGATCGAGATGCCCCCGACGATGCCGAGCCGGCGGTTCGTCGTTTTGGCGGCCATGCGCTCGCCGCCGGGGACGCTGATCGTGCAGGCGAGCCCGAGGGGGGCTCGCACCTCGGCGACGGCGGCGGCGATCATCTCTCGCGGCATGCCGTTGATCGCCGGGCCGCCGACCGGCAGGCCGAGCCCGGGCTTGGTGACCGTGCCGACCCCCGCCCCGCCGTGGAAGGCGATGCCGGGGTCGCCGGTCGGGGCGAGGCGGACGACGAGGTGGGCGCCGTCGGTGCAGTCGGGGTCGTCGCCGGCGTCCTTGACGACGACCGCCTCGGCCCAGCCGGCGCCGGCGGCCGTGCGCTCCACCGGCAGGGTCGCGCGCCGCCCGCCGGCGTGCAGGCCCGGCGGGGCGACGAGCCCGTCCCCGCCGGCGTAGGGCTCGGGCAGCGGGATCTCGACGCTGCGGGGCGCGGGCCGGCCGGCGAGCACGGTCGCTGCCGCCTTCGCGGCCGCGGCGGCGCACGCACCGGTCGTCCAGCCGGTGCGCAGCGCCCGGTCGCGCACCTTCGCGGTGCGCGGCAGGTCGGGTTCGCGCAGCTCGGGACGCACGAGCCTCACCGCGCCCTCGGCTCGCGGCCCGCGGGCACCGGCGCGTGGCCGGTGGGGGTGCGGAAGGCGTGCGCGAACGCGGGGTCGTAGAGGTAGCTGCGGGTCCCGCCGGCCTCGAGCGCCCGGCCGACGAGGATGAGCGTGTGGCGGACGAGCCCCGCGTCGCGCAGCGTGGCCGCGAGCGCGTCGAGGCGGCAGCGCAGCACCCGCTCCTCTGGCCACGTCGCCCGGTACACCACCGCGCAGGGCGTGTCGGGCGGGTAGCCGCCGGCGAGCAGCTCGGCCTGGACCCGCCGTCCCCGCTTGGCGGACAGGAACAGCGCCATGGTCGTGCCGTGGGCGGCGAGGGCGCGCAGACCCTCGTTGCCCGGCGTCGGCGTCGCGGTGGCGAGGCGGGTGAGGATGACCGACTGGGCGACGCCAGGCACCGTGAGCTCCCGCCCGAGGGCGGCCGCGGCGGCGCCGAGCGAGGACACCCCCGGGACGATCTCCCAGTCGAGGCCGCGAGCGGCGACCTCCTCGATCTGCTCGCCGAGCGCG from the Egibacteraceae bacterium genome contains:
- a CDS encoding cobalt-precorrin-5B (C(1))-methyltransferase; amino-acid sequence: MRLVRPELREPDLPRTAKVRDRALRTGWTTGACAAAAAKAAATVLAGRPAPRSVEIPLPEPYAGGDGLVAPPGLHAGGRRATLPVERTAAGAGWAEAVVVKDAGDDPDCTDGAHLVVRLAPTGDPGIAFHGGAGVGTVTKPGLGLPVGGPAINGMPREMIAAAVAEVRAPLGLACTISVPGGERMAAKTTNRRLGIVGGISILGTTGVVRPFSTASWRASVVQAVDVMAAGGAATVVLATGGRTERAAMRLLPELPEACFVEVGDFTGAALARAAERAIPRGVFVGMAGKLTKLAAGVMMTHYTRSKVDLSLLACLTADAGGGAELAGAVERANTGRHAYELWRDAGLAGPVGDLLCERVAANLTRFTGGRVICDAVLVDFDTLEPVAASAGWRAQP
- the cobM gene encoding precorrin-4 C(11)-methyltransferase translates to MTRGKVWFVGAGPGAPDLLTLRAARVLAAADVVVWAASLVMEEAVTAHARRGAELVDSSGLTLEDVCAVYDRAAAEDLVVARVHSGDPSLWGALGEQIEEVAARGLDWEIVPGVSSLGAAAAALGRELTVPGVAQSVILTRLATATPTPGNEGLRALAAHGTTMALFLSAKRGRRVQAELLAGGYPPDTPCAVVYRATWPEERVLRCRLDALAATLRDAGLVRHTLILVGRALEAGGTRSYLYDPAFAHAFRTPTGHAPVPAGREPRAR